Proteins from one Impatiens glandulifera chromosome 2, dImpGla2.1, whole genome shotgun sequence genomic window:
- the LOC124925233 gene encoding uncharacterized protein LOC124925233, producing MMRIFTIFTVFFLFFFFFFCCCNSIDTITFDNPLKDDDRNHLVSTAGTFVLGFFSPGKSTNRYIGIWYNFSTETIVWVANRDNPVRDSSGVLSLDQAGNLVITASNLSTPPVWSTTNFTTSPNLVSAQLSDSGNLRLLRDNAVVWQSIDHPTNTIIPSMKLGLDRRANRYTVITSWKSPDDPGTGEYTYRMDLTEMPELVYEQGPTRRLWRTGPWIGNGWSGIPDVVSDDFILFSAVYTNDRDEVTLAYSNSSPSIIPRLVANETGNLQRLAWQEGSRQWFESWSYQNDKCNNYNHCGAYGNCDPQPTNSFECTCLPGFEPKSTIDWFTIKDGSGGCVRKQGRTVCREGDGFVPVENAKSPDMRVARVNMSMGLETCKENCLKNCNCTAYASSTEGEVGCITWIGELLDIRVFPIGGVFPTGGHTLFVRVDNVELAEYLESQQRPRRKRVAYIIVAATTIPLALIGALIVYCYITQKRRKDRKRNKRHVLFTTANGSSSSQENSTRETHIDDFPFFDLSTIVASTDNFSISNKLGEGGFGMVYKGRLRNGVEIAVKRLAKNSGQGTEEFKNEVCLIAKLQHRNLVRLLGSCVEHHEKMLIYEYLPNKSLDSFIFDEEKRSQLNWEKRFNIILGIARGVIYLHQDSRLRIIHRDLKASNVLLDDELSPKISDFGMAKIFKSDQMEANTKRVVGTYGYMSPEYAMGGLYSTRSDVFSFGVILIEVLTGKKNSSYYRGNTINLIGHTWSLWKEDKALEIIDRSMGDSWPEEEVLRCVHIGLLCVQELVMDRPTMSDVAFMLCNEIALPFPKQPAFIFTGQDMNDSSTSDVKAKSNNGLTITQVEALGVSPLVIKHDSYEWKTNPSIMSFFSLLILKLQLFLLLQQVFYCNSLHTITFDKPLKDDDNNPLVSTGGIFALGFFSPGARSSNRYIGIWYCFSNQTIVWVANRDDPVLDSSGVLALDQTGNLIISSASNLSTPVWSTTTTTNVSTSGNRVFAQLLDSGNFRLIHDDGSVLWQSFDHPTDTMLPFMKLGVDRKTGLNKFLTSWKSSDDPGTGELSFKMDVTEMPELIFEQGSNRQWRTGPWIGGGLVGIPLMMTSDFNLQASFIDNKDEVSLMFSNRDASVFSRLVANESGNLQRLAWQEVNRQWHESWSYQKDPCNRYNYCGAYGNCDPQSTSRFECMCLPGFEPKSTIDWFTIRDGSGGCVRKQGRPACGEGDGFVPIENAKSPDTRVARVNMSMGLETCRENCLKNCNCTAYASATGGEVGCITWLGELLDTRVFLTGGQTLYVRVDQIELADYLKSQHRPRNAGGRMKKMAYIIVASTSIPLGIMVYWFIIQKRRSKDRKRNERRMLLTISNGSSQESTTGKSLDDFPFYDLSIIVAATDNFSISNKLGEGGFGTVYKGRLKNGVEIAVKRLAENSKQGDEEFKNEICLIAKLQHRNLVRLLGCCVQQHEKMLIYEYLPNKGLDSFIFDKDKCSQLNWEKRFNIILGIARGMIYLHQDSRLRIIHRDLKASNVLLDDELNPKISDFGMAKIFKGDQMEANTKRVVGTYGYMSPEYAMRGLYSTRSDVFSFGVILLEIISGRKNNSYYGEDTINLIGYAWNLWKEGNAFEIIDRSMSDSYPREEALRCFHIGLLCVQEFVVDRPIMSDVAFMLCKEMDIPPPKQPAFIFKRRDMNDSPKSVETNSMNGLTITQIDAR from the exons atgATGAGGATCTTCACCATTTTCACGGTTTTCtttctattcttcttcttcttcttctgctgcTGCAACTCTATTGACACCATAACCTTCGACAACCCTCTAAAGGACGACGACCGCAATCACCTCGTCTCCACCGCTGGGACCTTTGTTCTTGGATTCTTCAGCCCCGGAAAATCCACTAACCGCTATATCGGAATTTGGTACAACTTCTCCACCGAAACCATCGTATGGGTTGCCAACAGAGACAACCCTGTTCGCGATTCCTCCGGTGTTCTCTCTCTCGACCAAGCAGGAAACCTTGTCATCACAGCTTCAAACTTGTCAACCCCACCGGTTTGGTCCACTACTAACTTCACAACCTCCCCAAATCTGGTTTCCGCTCAACTTTCGGATTCCGGGAACTTGAGGTTGCTTCGCGATAATGCCGTGGTATGGCAGAGCATCGATCATCCGACCAATACTATTATTCCATCCATGAAACTCGGGCTGGACCGAAGGGCCAATCGGTACACGGTCATTACATCTTGGAAGTCTCCAGACGATCCCGGAACAGGGGAGTACACTTACAGAATGGATCTAACCGAGATGCCCGAATTGGTCTACGAACAGGGTCCGACGAGACGGCTGTGGAGAACCGGGCCGTGGATAGGAAACGGTTGGTCGGGAATACCCGATGTGGTAAGCGATGACTTCATATTATTTAGTGCAGTGTACACGAACGATCGAGATGAGGTCACTCTTGCCTATAGCAATAGCAGCCCTTCCATCATCCCGAGGCTGGTGGCGAATGAGACCGGCAACCTTCAAAGACTAGCGTGGCAGGAGGGTAGTCGTCAATGGTTCGAGTCGTGGTCTTATCAAAATGATAAATGCAACAATTACAATCATTGCGGGGCGTATGGTAATTGCGACCCTCAACCCACGAATAGTTTCGAGTGCACTTGCCTACCTGGATTTGAGCCGAAATCGACGATTGATTGGTTCACGATAAAGGATGGTTCGGGTGGGTGTGTGAGAAAGCAAGGACGAACGGTTTGTAGAGAAGGAGATGGGTTTGTGCCGGTAGAGAATGCAAAGTCACCCGATATGAGAGTAGCACGCGTGAATATGAGCATGGGATTAGAAACATGCAAAGAGAATTGCCTGAAAAATTGCAATTGCACAGCTTATGCAAGTTCAACCGAAGGTGAAGTTGGCTGCATTACCTGGATCGGAGAATTGCTCGACATCAGAGTCTTTCCCATCGGCGGAGTCTTTCCCACCGGCGGTCATACCCTGTTCGTGCGTGTTGATAATGTCGAACTAG ctgaatatttGGAGTCGCAACAACGCCCAAGAAGGAAAAGAGTGGCATACATAATTGTGGCTGCTACCACTATTCCATTAGCCCTAATTGGTGCACTTATAGTTTACTGTTACATAACTCAAAAGAGGAGAAAAG ATCGAAAGAGAAACAAGCGACATGTGTTGTTTACTACCGCTAATGGGTCGTCGTCGTCGCAAGAAAATTCCACGAGAGAAACACACATAGATGATTTTCCCTTTTTTGACCTTAGTACAATTGTTGCTTCCACCGATAATTTTTCCATTTCCAACAAACTCGGAGAAGGGGGCTTTGGCATGGTTTATAAG GGGCGTTTAAGGAATGGAGTAGAGATTGCGGTTAAAAGGTTGGCGAAGAATTCAGGACAAGGAACAGAAGAATTTAAGAATGAAGTTTGTTTAATAGCCAAACTCCAACATAGGAATTTGGTGAGGCTATTAGGATCTTGTGTTGAACATCACGAGAAGATGTTGATATATGAATACTTACCAAATAAGAGCTTGGATTCTTTCATCTTTG ATGAAGAGAAGCGTTCTCAACTCAATTGGGAGAAACGGTTTAACATTATTTTGGGAATTGCAAGGGGAGTGATATACCTTCATCAAGACTCTCGATTAAGAATAATTCATAGAGACTTGAAAGCTAGCAATGTTTTGTTAGACGATGAATTAAGTCCTAAAATTTCGGATTTTGGAATGGCTAAGATTTTTAAAAGTGATCAGATGGAAGCTAATACAAAGAGGGTAGTTGGAACATA TGGGTATATGTCTCCTGAATATGCCATGGGAGGGTTGTACTCGACAAGATCCGATGTCTTCAGTTTCGGTGTCATTTTGATCGAGGTTCTCACTGGAAAGAAAAATAGTAGTTATTATCGAGGCAACACGATTAATTTGATTGGACAT ACATGGAGCTTATGGAAAGAAGACAAGGCTTTGGAGATAATTGACAGGTCCATGGGTGATTCATGGCCAGAGGAAGAAGTTCTTAGATGTGTTCACATAGGGCTACTATGTGTACAAGAACTTGTTATGGATAGACCAACCATGTCTGATGTTGCTTTCATGTTATGTAATGAAATTGCTCTGCCTTTTCCCAAGCAGCCAGCTTTCATCTTCACTGGGCAAGACATGAATGATTCGTCGACAAGCGATGTCAAAGCCAAATCTAACAATGGCCTCACCATCACCCAAGTCGAGGCTC TTGGAGTGTCTCCTCTGGTTATCAAACATGA TTCTTATGAATGGAAAACTAATCCATCTATCATGAGCTTCTTCTCCCTTCTCATTCTCAAGCTACAACTCTTTCTACTTTTGCAACAAGTTTTCTACTGCAACTCTCTACACACCATAACCTTCGACAAGCCTTTAAAGGATGATGATAACAATCCTCTCGTCTCTACCGGTGGGATCTTTGCTCTTGGATTCTTCAGCCCCGGTGCTCGGTCGAGTAATCGATACATCGGAATTTGGTACTGCTTTTCCAATCAAACCATCGTATGGGTTGCCAACAGAGACGACCCTGTTCTTGATTCCTCCGGTGTTCTTGCTCTAGACCAAACAGGAAACCTTATCATCTCCTCCGCTTCAAACTTGTCAACCCCGGTTTGGTCTACGACGACGACGACTAATGTCTCAACCTCCGGAAATCGGGTTTTCGCTCAACTCTTGGATTCTGGGAACTTCAGATTGATTCACGATGATGGGTCGGTCTTATGGCAGAGCTTCGATCATCCCACCGATACTATGCTTCCGTTCATGAAACTAGGGGTGGACCGAAAGACGGGTTTGAACAAGTTCCTTACATCATGGAAGTCTAGTGATGACCCCGGGACAGGGGAATTATCATTCAAAATGGATGTTACCGAGATGCCCGAGTTGATATTTGAACAGGGTTCAAATCGGCAGTGGAGAACCGGACCGTGGATTGGAGGCGGTTTGGTGGGAATACCATTGATGATGACTAGCGATTTCAATTTGCAAGCCAGTTTCATTGACAATAAAGATGAGGTCTCTCTCATGTTTAGCAATCGAGACGCTTCGGTCTTCTCAAGGCTGGTGGCGAATGAGTCCGGCAACCTTCAGAGACTAGCTTGGCAGGAGGTCAATCGTCAGTGGCACGAGTCATGGTCATACCAAAAGGATCCATGCAACCGCTACAACTATTGTGGTGCATATGGAAACTGTGACCCTCAATCTACTAGTCGTTTTGAGTGCATGTGCCTGCCCGGCTTTGAACCCAAATCTACAATTGACTGGTTCACGATTAGAGATGGTTCGGGTGGGTGTGTGAGAAAACAAGGCCGACCAGCGTGCGGAGAAGGAGATGGGTTTGTGCCGATAGAGAATGCTAAGTCACCTGATACGAGAGTAGCACGGGTGAATATGAGCATGGGACTTGAAACATGTAGAGAGAATTGTCTGAAAAATTGCAATTGCACAGCTTATGCAAGTGCAACCGGAGGTGAAGTTGGCTGCATTACCTGGCTTGGAGAATTGCTCGACACCAGGGTCTTTCTGACCGGCGGCCAAACCCTGTACGTGCGTGTGGACCAAATCGAACTAG CTGATTATTTAAAGTCACAGCATCGCCCAAGAAACGCAGGAGGAAGAATGAAGAAAATGGCATACATAATTGTGGCATCTACCTCTATACCATTAGGGATTATGGTTTACTGGTTCATAATTCAAAAGAGGAGATCAAAAG ATCGAAAGAGAAATGAAAGGCGAATGTTGTTAACTATATCTAATGGTTCATCACAAGAATCCACGACAGGAAAATCCTTGGACGATTTTCCCTTTTATGACCTTAGTATCATTGTTGCTGCAACcgataatttttcaatttcaaacaaacttgGAGAAGGCGGATTTGGCACTGTTTATAAG GGGCGTTTGAAAAATGGAGTGGAGATTGCTGTTAAAAGGTTGGCAGAAAACTCAAAACAAGGAGATGAAGAATTCAAGAATGAAATTTGTTTAATTGCAAAACTCCAACATAGGAATTTGGTTAGACTGTTAGGATGTTGTGTTCAACAACATGAGAAGATGTTGATATATGAATACTTACCCAATAAGGGTTTGGACTCTTTTATATTTG ACAAGGATAAATGCTCTCAACTCAATTGGGAGAAACGGTTTAACATTATTTTGGGCATTGCAAGGGGAATGATTTATCTTCACCAAGATTCTCGATTGAGAATAATTCATAGAGATTTGAAAGCTAGCAATGTGTTGTTAGACGATGAATTAAATCCCAAGATTTCTGATTTTGGAATGGCTAAGATTTTTAAAGGTGACCAAATGGAAGCAAATACAAAGAGGGTAGTTGGAACATA CGGATATATGTCTCCTGAATATGCCATGAGAGGATTGTACTCGACAAGATCTGATGTCTTCAGTTTCGGTGTCATTTTGCTTGAAATTATCAGCGGAAGGAAAAATAACAGTTATTACGGGGAGGacacaattaatttaattggaTAT gCATGGAATTTGTGGAAAGAAGGCAATGCTTTTGAGATAATTGACAGATCTATGAGTGATTCATACCCTCGAGAAGAAGCTCTTAGATGCTTTCACATAGGACTTTTATGTGTCCAAGAATTTGTCGTGGATAGACCGATCATGTCGGATGTTGCTTTCATGTTATGTAAAGAAATGGATATACCTCCTCCGAAGCAACCCGCATTCATCTTCAAAAGACGAGATATGAATGATTCACCAAAAAGTGTCGAAACAAACTCTATGAATGGCCTTACCATCACTCAGATTGATGCCAGATGA
- the LOC124925641 gene encoding uncharacterized protein LOC124925641: protein MEIKGRFLPQFKVRQPPLITTWLLPNKRFRRRPLLVLNMFREVTPGSTYRWKSLEVHSDNNQNIRMPAVSKQDSSKPIELSFNRLQLTDQECYGLQKRSFGRFVAREAVLDEEYWTAAWLRAEAHWESMSYIRHMDNFKRKYAEQEFYALKRRCSGQDGNSLRCFCFVAVKKEDKNIRRTVLNSVVGTLDLSVRQLLQGERYPGEVKRVSAILASQVHYGTHQYAYIANVCVSKFARRQGIASNMLQFATDVANLAGMRKLFVHVNVENEAAQELYKKTGFKVVEAASSTLSKDQRLLMAMEL from the exons ATGGAGATCAAGGGGAGATTTCTGCCGCAATTTAAAGTCCGGCAACCTCCTCTGATCACCACTTGGCTACTGCCTAATAAACGCTTCAGACGCCGCCCTCTTCTCGTTCTTAACATGTTCAG gGAGGTGACTCCCGGATCGACCTATAGGTGGAAAAGTCTTGAGGTCCATTCTGATAACAACCAAAATATTCGAATGCCAGCAGTTTCCAAACAGGATAGCTCAAAGCCAATCGAACTGTCGTTCAACCGACTACAGCTCACTGATCAGGAATGTTATGGATTGCAGAAGCGAAGTTTTGGCAGATTCGTGGCGCGTGAAGCTGTTCTTGACGAAGAATATTGG ACAGCAGCATGGCTACGAGCTGAAGCACACTGGGAATCAATGTCATATATCAG GCACATGGACAATTTTAAAAGGAAGTATGCAGAACAG GAATTCTATGCTTTGAAGCGACGTTGTAGCGGACAAGATGGAAATTCACTTAGGTGCTTCTGCTTTGTTGCG GTTAAAAAGGAGGACAAAAATATCCGAAGGACTGTTCTAAACAGTGTTGTGGGAACTCTGGACCTCAGCGTCCGTCAACTTTTGCAAGGAGAAAGATATCCAGGG GAGGTGAAAAGGGTATCTGCTATCTTGGCTAGCCAAGTGCATTACGGAACACACCAATATGCTTACATTGCTAATGTCTGTGTTTCTAAGTTTGCTCGACGTCAGGGAATAGCTTCAAATATGCTACAGTTTGCAACAGATGTTGCTAATTTGGCAG GTATGAGGAAACTATTTGTACATGTAAATGTGGAGAATGAGGCTGCTCaagaattgtataaaaaaactGGTTTTAAG GTTGTAGAAGCAGCTTCATCTACTCTGTCAAAGGATCAAAGGCTGCTAATGGCGATGGAATTATGA